The proteins below are encoded in one region of Nitrospira lenta:
- a CDS encoding carbon monoxide dehydrogenase beta subunit family protein codes for MSQYRVLPGPEHFLPPAAASMGIRLPNPGEAHINGVIVSEEKAYEEAARQFLMAKVPTLFPGPLVLWAWNEKAAKKATAIRHLYNTLKECVQPGQKPMLIPMPDYRPKYPKINPEVEINPNHPNLTIWHNKIDCCMFIGVHCHQANLSLKIIRGGTSCYTIAMCAQAGHEDAMLSFRDASVEKIMTLADWVRKLKGTVQPRLTSAKSGASN; via the coding sequence ATGAGTCAATACCGCGTGCTTCCAGGACCAGAACACTTTCTGCCCCCCGCTGCCGCCAGTATGGGCATTCGGTTACCGAACCCGGGCGAAGCCCACATCAACGGCGTCATTGTCTCCGAAGAAAAGGCCTATGAAGAAGCTGCCAGGCAGTTCTTGATGGCCAAAGTGCCGACCCTCTTCCCTGGCCCCTTAGTGCTTTGGGCTTGGAATGAAAAAGCGGCCAAGAAGGCCACGGCAATCCGCCACCTGTACAACACCCTGAAGGAATGTGTGCAGCCTGGCCAAAAGCCCATGCTGATTCCCATGCCGGACTATCGCCCCAAGTACCCCAAGATCAATCCTGAAGTTGAAATCAATCCCAACCATCCGAATCTGACCATTTGGCACAACAAGATTGATTGCTGCATGTTCATCGGTGTGCACTGCCACCAGGCAAACCTGTCGCTCAAGATTATTCGGGGCGGGACCTCCTGCTACACGATTGCGATGTGCGCGCAGGCCGGGCATGAAGATGCGATGCTCTCATTCCGTGATGCATCCGTCGAAAAGATTATGACTCTGGCGGATTGGGTGAGAAAGTTGAAAGGGACAGTCCAACCACGGCTGACGTCAGCCAAGAGCGGGGCGTCAAACTAA
- a CDS encoding transketolase C-terminal domain-containing protein: protein MAENKSLIGTKNKKGQTFTDTWTMMNDAPRTPSFYTGSEVIKEALRRASCDVMIAYPITPQSEAAALIGELFAEGYIGDYFRGESEFAVMSQCAGAAFGGARVFTTTAGPGTMRAMENFPMWSGARLPIQMIVTCRGINSPLSIQPDTLEIAYLLNTGMLVWHAETAQDFFDWILKGYMVSEEPDVHLPLALCCDGFFVTHTKDVVNLTPADMCLPPYDPYRSPVPCMDMECPPVRMMRDPFVMKSNYISYATHASWQQEIWAAVERSRKHTIKWINGLVDTENTDADIMIVASGTAVSQGREAIRLLEDEGIRCGLVKVKSLRPWPEEEIREATKNAKHIFVPEFNVTGWLAKEIKATIPNHHRVHSGPRVCGGMTMPPEIIVQEIKTVLGMKTVSLAGRGS from the coding sequence ATGGCAGAGAATAAATCCCTCATCGGGACAAAAAATAAAAAAGGGCAGACCTTTACCGATACCTGGACGATGATGAACGACGCCCCGCGTACCCCGTCGTTCTATACAGGTAGCGAAGTCATTAAGGAAGCATTGCGGCGCGCCAGTTGCGACGTCATGATTGCCTATCCGATCACCCCGCAGAGTGAAGCGGCGGCATTGATCGGCGAATTGTTCGCAGAAGGCTACATCGGTGACTACTTCCGCGGTGAGAGTGAGTTTGCCGTCATGTCCCAGTGCGCCGGCGCCGCGTTCGGTGGCGCTCGCGTCTTTACGACGACCGCAGGCCCCGGCACGATGCGCGCCATGGAAAACTTCCCCATGTGGTCCGGCGCGCGGTTACCGATTCAGATGATCGTCACGTGCCGCGGCATCAACTCGCCGCTCTCCATTCAACCGGATACACTCGAAATCGCTTACCTCTTGAATACCGGCATGCTCGTCTGGCATGCGGAAACTGCCCAAGACTTCTTTGATTGGATCCTCAAGGGCTACATGGTATCGGAAGAGCCGGATGTGCACTTGCCTCTCGCGCTTTGCTGCGACGGGTTCTTTGTGACCCATACGAAGGACGTCGTGAATCTGACGCCGGCCGACATGTGCTTACCGCCCTACGACCCCTACCGCTCACCAGTTCCCTGCATGGACATGGAATGTCCGCCGGTCCGGATGATGCGCGATCCCTTTGTCATGAAGAGCAATTACATCAGCTACGCCACCCATGCCAGCTGGCAGCAAGAAATCTGGGCGGCGGTGGAACGCTCGAGAAAACATACCATCAAGTGGATCAACGGATTGGTCGACACCGAAAATACCGATGCCGACATCATGATCGTGGCCTCAGGGACAGCCGTCTCACAAGGACGCGAAGCTATCCGATTGTTAGAGGATGAAGGCATCCGCTGCGGATTAGTGAAAGTAAAGTCCTTGCGCCCCTGGCCGGAAGAGGAAATTCGGGAAGCCACAAAAAACGCCAAGCACATCTTCGTGCCAGAGTTCAATGTCACCGGATGGCTTGCAAAAGAAATCAAGGCAACAATTCCCAATCACCATCGGGTCCATTCCGGTCCGCGCGTATGCGGAGGCATGACGATGCCGCCGGAAATCATCGTTCAGGAAATCAAAACAGTCCTCGGGATGAAGACCGTCTCCCTGGCTGGTCGTGGAAGCTGA
- a CDS encoding thiamine pyrophosphate-dependent enzyme, which produces MSKERIQISEALYDIMPSDYQDLVKSATYGKEDRGWKDIGNSKELIEQHSLCAGCPESMAFRYILASLPNPEDTVMVGSTGCTSLVFPMVAVHNIHSLFGNQNAIASGLKRALSVRFPGRTKDVVVLAGDGATVDIGLDMTLQAWFRQEKFTTICFDNELYANTGGQESGLMQKGFVAKMAPVGKLFDKVRLPEIARESGCHYVVNCTVSKPSLVEKVIRNAVHIAREIGPTYLQLYTPCILEIGKNSMEGLQEMRDSEKPTERFAYKEYVSEPAKQLLAELAAKDKERKAAAKQLAGQA; this is translated from the coding sequence ATGAGCAAAGAACGTATTCAAATTTCAGAAGCCCTCTATGACATCATGCCGTCCGACTATCAGGACCTGGTCAAGAGCGCGACCTACGGCAAGGAAGATCGCGGCTGGAAGGATATCGGTAACAGCAAAGAACTCATCGAGCAGCACTCACTCTGCGCCGGCTGCCCGGAGTCTATGGCCTTCCGCTATATCCTGGCCTCACTCCCCAACCCCGAAGACACTGTGATGGTCGGTTCAACCGGTTGCACCAGCCTGGTGTTCCCGATGGTGGCCGTTCACAACATTCACTCTCTCTTCGGCAACCAGAATGCTATCGCGTCCGGGCTGAAGCGCGCTCTGAGCGTCCGTTTTCCAGGCCGGACAAAGGATGTCGTCGTCCTCGCCGGTGACGGTGCAACCGTTGACATCGGCCTCGACATGACCCTTCAAGCCTGGTTTCGCCAGGAAAAGTTTACGACCATTTGCTTCGACAACGAACTCTACGCCAACACCGGCGGCCAGGAGAGCGGATTGATGCAGAAGGGCTTCGTCGCCAAGATGGCTCCGGTCGGCAAGCTGTTCGACAAGGTCCGGTTGCCTGAGATTGCCCGCGAATCAGGCTGTCACTATGTCGTGAATTGCACGGTCAGCAAGCCCTCACTGGTTGAGAAAGTCATTCGTAACGCCGTGCACATCGCTCGCGAAATCGGCCCGACCTATCTCCAGCTCTATACGCCTTGCATTCTGGAAATCGGGAAGAACAGCATGGAAGGCCTCCAGGAGATGCGTGACTCCGAAAAGCCGACCGAGCGATTCGCGTACAAAGAATACGTCAGCGAGCCGGCCAAGCAATTGCTGGCCGAACTAGCGGCGAAGGATAAAGAACGGAAAGCGGCCGCCAAGCAATTGGCCGGGCAAGCCTAA
- a CDS encoding 2-oxoacid:acceptor oxidoreductase family protein gives MIKKRLNIRMSGLGGQGAVTAAHVLAMAANRDGKFSISNPFFGAEKRMAPAESYCRIGIERIYDRGELVFPDVIQVFHPQVITMGKSYTMPFYSGVKEGGVVVINSAQPLLSEEDIQRLKDLNVALFYIAGTELAIEVAGTELSTNMAMIGSVAGITKCVSMESLDGALQERFGKKFVASGGTASLDEAIKKKFAKKEMLLAKNLATVKAAYEIASEWADKNKIELRVGNPAVAA, from the coding sequence ATGATTAAGAAGAGACTCAATATCCGGATGTCGGGTTTAGGCGGACAGGGTGCGGTCACCGCAGCCCATGTCTTGGCCATGGCCGCCAACCGGGACGGAAAGTTTTCGATCTCCAACCCATTCTTTGGAGCGGAGAAGCGGATGGCTCCGGCGGAGAGCTATTGCCGCATCGGAATCGAACGGATCTATGACCGTGGCGAATTGGTATTCCCAGACGTGATCCAAGTATTTCACCCTCAGGTCATCACGATGGGCAAGAGCTATACGATGCCATTCTATTCCGGCGTGAAGGAAGGCGGCGTTGTGGTTATTAACTCCGCTCAGCCCCTTCTGTCGGAAGAAGATATTCAGCGGCTCAAAGACTTGAACGTCGCCCTGTTTTATATCGCCGGAACTGAGCTCGCCATCGAAGTCGCTGGCACTGAGCTATCCACGAACATGGCCATGATCGGGTCTGTGGCGGGTATTACCAAGTGCGTCTCCATGGAATCCCTAGATGGGGCGCTTCAGGAGCGGTTTGGAAAGAAATTCGTCGCCTCCGGTGGTACGGCTTCGTTGGATGAAGCGATCAAGAAGAAATTCGCCAAGAAAGAAATGCTGCTCGCCAAGAATCTGGCCACTGTCAAGGCCGCGTATGAGATCGCGAGCGAATGGGCAGATAAGAACAAGATCGAGTTACGAGTCGGCAATCCTGCCGTAGCCGCGTAA
- a CDS encoding pyruvate ferredoxin oxidoreductase, whose product MYNVAQVIDEKCTAKKGCRLCIMYCPEANCLDLNSSKMVAEVNIDRCKGCELCVVVCDAAKHNAIEMQAVSATGQLMAKKGESAALGQAYQG is encoded by the coding sequence ATGTATAACGTAGCGCAAGTCATCGATGAGAAATGCACTGCCAAGAAGGGCTGCCGCCTCTGTATCATGTATTGCCCGGAAGCCAACTGCCTGGATCTGAACTCCAGCAAGATGGTCGCCGAGGTCAATATTGATCGCTGCAAGGGGTGCGAGCTGTGCGTGGTCGTGTGCGACGCCGCAAAACACAATGCGATTGAGATGCAGGCCGTAAGCGCCACCGGTCAACTGATGGCGAAAAAAGGCGAATCCGCAGCTCTTGGACAAGCCTACCAAGGCTAA
- a CDS encoding class II aldolase/adducin family protein: protein MLTAIGDVMRRVYERGWITTRDGNISMRKRDGRYLYITPSGWRKTIVHPEHVVRLEIVSDPVTHQLIPKIRDGQQPSGELWMHWNLQRDSKKTRTVVHVHATHIVAAIYAGVDLQAMSAEFPEISRYTRVGRTVPALPALSRDLADATADCFGLQKDGALEFDIVGQANHGVCAVAADPWAAYEHIERLDHICEIVLKSGVAARTSNQRTSNLAA from the coding sequence ATGTTAACAGCAATCGGCGACGTGATGCGGCGGGTGTATGAGCGTGGGTGGATTACGACCAGAGACGGTAATATCAGTATGCGGAAACGGGACGGGAGGTATCTGTATATCACGCCGTCTGGGTGGCGAAAGACGATCGTGCATCCGGAGCATGTGGTTCGATTAGAGATTGTGAGTGATCCGGTGACGCATCAACTGATTCCAAAAATTCGGGATGGCCAGCAGCCGTCCGGCGAACTCTGGATGCATTGGAATTTACAACGGGACTCCAAAAAGACACGGACGGTAGTTCATGTGCATGCGACCCACATTGTCGCGGCGATCTATGCAGGAGTGGACTTGCAGGCCATGAGCGCTGAGTTTCCTGAGATCTCGCGCTATACCAGGGTTGGTCGGACGGTTCCTGCCCTACCGGCGCTGTCTCGAGATCTGGCTGATGCCACGGCCGATTGTTTTGGGCTGCAGAAGGATGGGGCGCTCGAATTCGACATCGTTGGGCAGGCGAACCATGGCGTGTGCGCCGTGGCCGCAGACCCATGGGCCGCCTATGAGCATATCGAACGGTTGGATCATATCTGTGAGATTGTCCTGAAGAGCGGTGTCGCCGCACGGACGTCCAATCAACGAACATCGAATTTAGCGGCATAG